In Arthrobacter alpinus, a single window of DNA contains:
- a CDS encoding RNA-binding S4 domain-containing protein, with product MSIPKNAPASVRIDAWLWSIRAYKTRSMATTACRAGHVKLNDANAKASQTVVPGDTIRVRQPGYDRILEVRALINKRVGAEAASHCFTDHTPPRPVLPALGLPQRDRGTGRPTKKDRRDMDKLRGE from the coding sequence ATGAGCATTCCCAAGAACGCACCCGCCTCAGTGCGCATTGACGCCTGGTTGTGGTCCATCCGGGCCTACAAGACACGTTCAATGGCCACGACTGCGTGCCGAGCGGGCCATGTGAAGCTCAACGATGCCAACGCCAAGGCCTCCCAAACAGTGGTTCCCGGGGACACCATCCGCGTCCGCCAGCCCGGCTACGACCGTATTTTGGAGGTCCGTGCCCTCATCAACAAGCGGGTCGGCGCCGAGGCGGCCAGCCATTGCTTCACCGACCACACTCCCCCGCGCCCGGTGTTGCCCGCGCTTGGCTTGCCTCAGCGCGACCGGGGGACCGGCCGGCCCACCAAGAAGGACCGCCGCGACATGGATAAGCTCCGCGGCGAATGA
- a CDS encoding ribonuclease J — translation MRRTARQTPPALADGAMRIVALGGLGEIGRNMTVFEFAGKLLIVDCGVLFPEEHHPGVDVIIPDFSYLKNRWQDVVGLVLTHGHEDHIGGVPYLLKHRGDIPVISAKLTLAFLKTKLDEHRIKGKLVQVKEGDRRKFGPFDVEFLAVNHSIPDGLAVAIRTPAGLVLETGDFKMDQFPLDKRITDLAGFARLGEEGVDLFLPDSTNAEVPGFLAAEADLIPAIDQVMRTAPRRVVVSSFASHVHRIQQIIDSAHKYNRKIAFVGRSMVRNMTTARELGYLKIPRGMLVDAKELERMAPNKAVLICTGSQGEPMAALARMASGDHQINLTEGDTVLLASSLVPGNESSIYRLINDLTKQGANVVHKGNAKVHVSGHASAGELVYCYNLVRPKNVMPVHGEYRHLKANAELAVRTGVDPKNAFILEDGTTIDLKDGVVKVSGSVPAAYVYVENMIPGAATEESLQDRIRLAEDGAVTVLLIVDPDSGKIEEDPEYFAVGFNLAEKDTDKATVIVEKTIASLRGEKTGHGAEKAIAEALLRWSDRALRRKPVYTVIIVEA, via the coding sequence ATGAGAAGAACAGCTCGCCAAACCCCTCCCGCCCTCGCCGACGGTGCCATGCGCATCGTGGCCCTCGGTGGTTTGGGCGAAATTGGCCGAAACATGACCGTCTTCGAGTTCGCAGGAAAGCTGCTGATTGTTGACTGCGGCGTGCTGTTCCCAGAGGAGCACCACCCCGGCGTTGACGTCATCATCCCCGATTTCTCTTACCTGAAGAACCGCTGGCAGGACGTTGTTGGCCTGGTGCTGACTCACGGCCACGAGGACCACATTGGCGGTGTCCCGTACCTGCTCAAGCACCGCGGCGACATTCCCGTGATCTCCGCAAAGCTGACCCTTGCGTTCCTGAAGACCAAACTTGATGAACACCGCATTAAGGGCAAGCTGGTCCAGGTCAAGGAAGGCGACCGCCGCAAGTTCGGCCCGTTCGACGTCGAATTCCTTGCCGTTAACCACTCCATCCCGGACGGCCTGGCTGTCGCCATCCGTACGCCCGCCGGCCTCGTGCTGGAAACCGGCGACTTCAAGATGGACCAGTTCCCGCTGGACAAGCGCATCACCGACCTGGCCGGCTTTGCCCGTCTGGGTGAGGAAGGCGTGGACTTGTTCCTGCCTGACTCCACCAACGCCGAGGTTCCGGGCTTCCTGGCAGCCGAGGCTGACCTGATCCCGGCCATCGACCAGGTCATGCGCACAGCCCCGCGCCGTGTTGTTGTCTCCAGCTTCGCGAGCCACGTGCACCGCATCCAGCAGATCATCGACTCTGCCCACAAGTACAACCGCAAGATCGCCTTCGTTGGCCGCTCCATGGTCCGCAACATGACCACGGCGCGCGAACTTGGCTACCTGAAGATTCCGCGCGGCATGCTCGTTGACGCCAAGGAACTTGAGCGCATGGCCCCCAACAAGGCCGTTCTGATTTGCACCGGTTCACAGGGTGAGCCCATGGCTGCCTTGGCGCGTATGGCCAGTGGCGATCACCAGATCAACCTGACCGAGGGCGACACCGTCCTGTTGGCCAGCTCGCTGGTTCCCGGCAACGAGTCCTCGATCTACCGCCTCATCAACGACCTCACCAAGCAGGGTGCCAACGTTGTCCACAAGGGCAATGCCAAGGTGCACGTCTCCGGTCACGCCAGTGCCGGCGAATTGGTGTACTGCTACAACTTGGTTCGCCCGAAGAACGTCATGCCCGTGCACGGTGAATACCGTCACCTGAAGGCCAACGCCGAGCTGGCTGTCCGCACCGGTGTTGACCCGAAGAATGCGTTCATCCTTGAAGACGGCACCACGATCGACCTCAAGGACGGCGTTGTCAAGGTATCCGGTAGCGTTCCGGCTGCTTACGTCTACGTTGAGAACATGATTCCGGGTGCGGCCACCGAGGAGTCCCTGCAGGATCGTATTCGTTTGGCCGAAGACGGTGCGGTCACCGTTCTGCTGATCGTTGATCCCGACAGCGGCAAGATCGAAGAAGACCCGGAGTACTTCGCCGTGGGCTTCAACCTCGCCGAGAAGGACACCGACAAGGCCACCGTCATCGTTGAGAAGACCATTGCTTCTCTCCGCGGCGAGAAGACGGGCCACGGCGCCGAGAAGGCCATCGCCGAGGCACTGCTGCGTTGGTCGGACCGCGCACTGCGCCGCAAGCCGGTCTACACGGTCATCATCGTCGAGGCATAA
- a CDS encoding LLM class flavin-dependent oxidoreductase has protein sequence METNFKKRIGFLSFGHYGTGRGSQTNTAADALHQAIDLSVAAEELGIDGAFFRVHHFARQQAAPFPLMAAIAARTSRIEIGTGVIDMRYENPLYMAEQAAATDLIADGRLQIGVSRGSPEPAANGAADFGYHPLDGETAADMARRHTAAFRHAISGAGVAEPGEHAYMGGERLLRIEPQAPGLSERIWWGAGSRATAVWAAQQGMNLMSSTLLTEDTGVPFDQLQAEQIQLFRDEWAKAGHAFTPRVSVSRSVIPVVDDTDRMYFGLRAQADSKDQVGMIDGLLSRFGKSYMGDPADIARDLAADAAVQAADTLMLTVPNQLGVAYNTKMLANIAEHIAPAIGWEPATA, from the coding sequence ATGGAAACAAACTTCAAGAAGCGCATAGGGTTCCTGTCCTTCGGCCACTACGGAACGGGTCGCGGCTCGCAGACCAATACGGCGGCCGATGCCCTGCACCAAGCCATCGATTTGTCCGTTGCGGCTGAGGAACTTGGCATTGACGGCGCCTTCTTCCGCGTCCACCACTTCGCCAGGCAGCAGGCTGCGCCCTTTCCGCTCATGGCCGCCATCGCGGCGCGCACCAGCCGAATCGAGATCGGCACTGGCGTGATCGACATGCGCTACGAAAACCCCCTCTATATGGCTGAGCAGGCTGCAGCCACGGACCTGATCGCCGATGGCCGGCTGCAGATCGGCGTAAGCCGTGGTTCACCCGAACCTGCCGCCAACGGTGCGGCCGATTTTGGCTACCACCCGCTCGACGGTGAAACGGCGGCTGACATGGCCCGCCGGCACACAGCCGCCTTCCGGCACGCGATTTCCGGCGCCGGCGTGGCTGAACCCGGCGAGCACGCGTACATGGGCGGGGAGCGTCTGCTGCGCATCGAACCCCAAGCTCCCGGCCTGTCCGAACGTATTTGGTGGGGTGCGGGGTCCCGCGCAACCGCAGTTTGGGCTGCGCAGCAGGGGATGAACTTGATGAGTTCAACCCTGCTGACCGAGGACACCGGCGTGCCGTTCGACCAGCTCCAGGCCGAACAAATTCAGTTGTTCCGCGATGAGTGGGCCAAGGCCGGTCACGCGTTCACTCCGCGGGTTTCGGTCAGTCGCAGTGTCATCCCCGTGGTCGACGACACGGACCGCATGTACTTTGGTTTGCGCGCCCAAGCCGATAGCAAGGACCAGGTGGGCATGATTGACGGCCTGCTCTCGCGCTTCGGCAAGAGCTACATGGGAGACCCCGCAGATATTGCTCGCGACCTCGCCGCCGACGCCGCCGTCCAGGCCGCGGACACGCTCATGCTCACGGTGCCCAACCAGCTCGGAGTTGCCTACAACACGAAGATGCTGGCCAACATTGCCGAGCACATCGCCCCCGCCATCGGATGGGAGCCAGCCACCGCATAA
- a CDS encoding ABC transporter ATP-binding protein, translated as MAETKLPVANSAQVKAEGLRLMRMHKKPLAGVVGLYVVSAIAGLAGPFLLGRLVDAISHGTTASFVATVALSLAGFVIVQTLLARWARRKGMVLGEKVFAQLREEFMEQVTSLPLSTVEKAGTGDLVSRTTNDVDAVSHTVRFGVPQVLVSVATIALTVAAAVLTSPLVAVALLIGVPLLVPVTRWYLKRATPGYLAERESYAGLNGSITETIEGARTVDALSLGPIRRNRIDAALRNCFEKEKYTLGLRTVLFPVAEFSFWLPVAGVLLWGGWLSSQDLVTTGMVATVALYAMQLIDPVDTLIMWIDEIQVGASSLARIVGIRDVKADRTATDAVPSGDLLVVDKARYAYRPGHDVLHGIDLTLRPGERLAMVGPSGAGKSTLGRLLAGIHGPTAGSVTVGGVPLVDRPLDELRGEVALVTQEHHVFVGTLADNVRLGKADASDAEIEKALADVGSLAWVRALPKGLATEVGSGSHTLTPAQAQELALARLVLADPHTLVLDEATSLIDPQAARDLEFSLSAVLEGRTVVAIAHRLHTAHDADRVAVVEKGRISELGSHDELLAQNGSYAALWNSWRQDA; from the coding sequence ATGGCTGAAACCAAGCTGCCTGTGGCCAATTCCGCCCAGGTCAAGGCCGAGGGGCTGCGGCTCATGCGCATGCACAAGAAGCCACTCGCCGGCGTGGTGGGACTCTACGTAGTCTCCGCAATTGCCGGGCTGGCCGGGCCATTTTTGCTGGGCAGGCTGGTGGACGCCATCAGTCACGGCACCACGGCCAGCTTCGTGGCAACTGTGGCGCTGAGCCTTGCCGGGTTCGTGATTGTCCAGACCCTGCTGGCCCGGTGGGCACGACGCAAGGGCATGGTGCTCGGGGAGAAGGTCTTTGCCCAGCTGCGCGAGGAATTCATGGAGCAGGTCACCTCGCTGCCACTCTCAACAGTGGAAAAAGCCGGAACCGGTGATCTGGTTTCCCGCACCACAAATGACGTTGACGCGGTCTCACACACCGTGCGTTTTGGTGTGCCGCAGGTGCTGGTTTCCGTGGCGACCATTGCGTTGACGGTGGCAGCCGCCGTGCTGACCAGCCCGCTCGTGGCCGTGGCGCTGCTGATCGGGGTGCCACTTTTGGTGCCCGTGACGCGGTGGTATCTCAAGCGTGCCACCCCCGGCTATTTGGCGGAGCGGGAAAGCTACGCGGGCCTCAACGGCTCCATCACCGAGACCATTGAAGGTGCCCGCACCGTGGATGCGCTCAGCTTGGGGCCCATCAGGCGGAACCGGATTGATGCTGCACTGCGCAACTGTTTTGAGAAGGAAAAATACACGCTGGGCCTGCGCACAGTGCTGTTCCCCGTGGCCGAATTTTCCTTCTGGCTCCCGGTGGCAGGCGTGCTCCTGTGGGGTGGCTGGCTTTCCTCGCAGGATCTGGTGACCACCGGCATGGTGGCAACCGTTGCCCTCTACGCCATGCAACTCATTGATCCCGTGGACACACTCATCATGTGGATCGATGAGATTCAGGTGGGTGCCTCATCGCTGGCCCGCATTGTGGGAATTCGAGACGTCAAGGCTGACCGCACCGCCACAGACGCCGTCCCCAGTGGTGATCTATTGGTGGTGGACAAGGCTCGCTACGCCTACCGCCCCGGGCATGATGTGCTCCACGGGATCGATCTCACGCTCAGGCCAGGGGAGCGGCTCGCCATGGTGGGTCCCTCCGGCGCAGGCAAGTCCACCTTGGGCCGGTTGCTGGCAGGCATTCACGGACCTACCGCCGGCTCGGTCACTGTTGGCGGGGTGCCGCTGGTGGACCGCCCATTGGACGAGCTGCGCGGCGAAGTTGCCCTGGTGACCCAGGAACATCACGTATTTGTGGGCACCCTGGCCGACAACGTCCGCCTCGGCAAGGCCGATGCCAGTGACGCCGAGATCGAAAAGGCCCTGGCCGACGTCGGATCCCTGGCGTGGGTGCGCGCCCTCCCCAAGGGCTTGGCTACGGAAGTGGGCTCAGGTTCGCACACTCTGACACCTGCTCAGGCGCAGGAGTTGGCGCTCGCCCGGCTGGTGCTGGCCGATCCGCACACGCTGGTGCTGGACGAGGCAACATCTTTGATCGATCCGCAGGCTGCCCGCGATCTGGAATTTTCGCTCAGCGCTGTTCTTGAGGGGCGGACCGTGGTGGCCATTGCGCACCGGCTGCACACAGCTCACGACGCCGACCGTGTCGCCGTGGTGGAAAAGGGGCGGATCTCGGAGCTTGGCTCGCACGATGAATTGCTGGCACAGAACGGCTCCTACGCCGCACTGTGGAATTCGTGGCGCCAAGACGCATAG
- a CDS encoding ABC transporter ATP-binding protein, which produces MRSFPYKPAGKPDLRSPGRYLLWLAGAQRGTLLLGVTYGTIWTVCQALTPYILGKAIDLGILPGDFARLSMWVGLLIGLTIVQSVSATLRHRAAVSNWLQAAYRSAQVVGHKVTRSGDALPQKFSTGEVVSTTASDAMRIGEIFDVAARLAGSVIGYLLVAFLVFQTSWQLGLVVLFGVPLCGAGMLFVIRPLQRRQKEQREASGQMTALGADTVAGLRVLRGIGGEHIFVERYRERSRATQLAGNKVAYSLADLDATQVFVVGVFSVAFTWIGAMQALSGQIEAGQLVALYGYAVFLVSPIRTASDAVSRFIRAQVGAKRIIDVLATPSAVHDAETTVPSPASPSALLDSVSGVVITPGGLSAIVSDDPAQSADLARRLGRFEDAVLREAEVRWGDEALHLMPLREVRSRIVVSDAEPQLFTGTLREELDPAGDHSDAQIMAAIDVASADDVFDGLEDGLNDEVTEKGRGFSGGQRQRLTLARAVLTDAEVLVLIEPTSAVDAHTESRIATALRRARNTPGHTTVVVTASPLLLGAMDTVAFLQDGKLQAQGTHRHLLDTVPDYRKVVIRGEGMDGHASETSGAQAGDGTGASNGVELLDNITTHGGEK; this is translated from the coding sequence GTGCGCTCTTTTCCCTATAAACCCGCTGGAAAGCCCGATCTCCGTTCGCCCGGCCGATACCTCCTGTGGCTCGCCGGTGCGCAGCGCGGAACGCTCCTGCTTGGCGTCACCTATGGCACCATCTGGACCGTATGCCAGGCGTTGACTCCTTATATTCTTGGCAAGGCGATCGATCTGGGCATTCTGCCCGGCGATTTTGCCCGGCTGTCCATGTGGGTTGGGCTGCTTATTGGGTTGACCATTGTCCAATCGGTCTCCGCGACGCTGCGCCACCGCGCCGCCGTGAGCAATTGGCTTCAGGCCGCCTACCGATCCGCCCAAGTGGTGGGCCACAAGGTGACTCGCAGCGGCGATGCGCTCCCGCAAAAGTTCTCCACGGGTGAGGTGGTTTCCACAACCGCCTCCGACGCCATGCGCATTGGCGAGATTTTTGATGTGGCTGCGCGCCTTGCCGGTTCAGTGATTGGCTACCTCCTGGTCGCCTTCTTGGTATTCCAAACGTCGTGGCAACTAGGACTTGTGGTGCTCTTTGGCGTGCCGCTCTGCGGTGCCGGCATGTTGTTTGTGATCCGCCCGCTGCAACGGCGCCAAAAAGAACAGCGCGAGGCTTCCGGCCAGATGACGGCGCTCGGTGCCGACACCGTAGCTGGACTCCGCGTGCTGCGCGGCATCGGCGGCGAGCACATCTTCGTTGAGCGCTACCGGGAACGGTCACGGGCAACTCAGCTAGCCGGCAACAAGGTTGCCTACTCGCTGGCCGATCTGGATGCCACGCAGGTGTTTGTGGTGGGCGTGTTTAGCGTTGCCTTCACCTGGATTGGTGCCATGCAGGCCCTGTCCGGGCAGATCGAAGCCGGTCAGCTCGTTGCGCTCTACGGCTATGCGGTCTTCCTGGTCTCGCCCATCCGTACCGCGTCCGATGCCGTGTCCCGCTTCATCCGCGCCCAGGTTGGTGCCAAGCGCATCATCGATGTTTTGGCGACCCCCTCTGCCGTGCACGACGCCGAGACAACAGTGCCGTCTCCCGCCTCGCCGAGCGCTTTGCTGGACTCGGTCTCGGGTGTGGTGATCACCCCGGGCGGGCTGAGCGCCATCGTCTCGGACGATCCTGCCCAGTCGGCCGATCTTGCCCGCAGGCTTGGACGATTTGAGGACGCCGTGTTGCGCGAGGCCGAGGTGCGTTGGGGTGATGAGGCCCTGCACTTGATGCCGCTGCGCGAGGTGCGCTCACGCATTGTGGTCTCGGATGCGGAACCGCAGCTCTTTACGGGAACGCTCCGTGAGGAACTGGATCCCGCAGGGGATCACAGCGATGCCCAAATCATGGCCGCCATTGACGTGGCGAGCGCGGATGATGTTTTTGATGGTCTGGAAGACGGACTGAATGATGAGGTCACCGAGAAGGGTCGCGGCTTCTCCGGCGGTCAGCGGCAGCGTCTAACCCTTGCGCGGGCCGTATTGACGGACGCGGAGGTCTTGGTTCTGATCGAACCGACCAGTGCCGTTGATGCGCACACCGAATCACGGATCGCCACCGCCTTGCGCCGGGCCCGGAACACGCCGGGCCACACCACGGTGGTGGTCACGGCCAGTCCGCTATTGCTGGGCGCCATGGACACCGTGGCTTTCCTTCAGGACGGGAAGCTGCAGGCTCAGGGCACGCACCGCCACCTGCTGGACACCGTCCCTGACTACCGCAAGGTGGTGATCCGTGGCGAAGGCATGGACGGCCACGCGAGCGAGACCAGCGGCGCTCAGGCCGGCGATGGCACCGGCGCAAGCAACGGCGTCGAACTTTTGGACAACATCACCACGCACGGAGGGGAGAAGTAA
- a CDS encoding 1-aminocyclopropane-1-carboxylate deaminase, which produces MALSDFERYPLTFGPSPIHDLPRLSAHLGGAKIWAKREDVNSGLAFGGNKTRKLEYIVPDAIAQGADTLVSIGGYQSNHTRQVAAVAAKLGMKARLVQENWVDWPDPLSDRVGNIQLSRIMGADVRLDSAGFDIGIRSSWEQAIKEVEDAGGKPYPIPAGASEHHLGGLGFANWAYEVEKQEEEMGVFFDTIIVCTVTGSTHAGMIAGFAGQDRARRVIGIDASATIEKTRAQVARIARHTAELIGLGRELRDEEIDVREGWAGDLYGIPVESTMEAIRLSGSLEGMIIDPVYEGKSMAGLIDLVRTKDIPATSNVLYAHLGGQLALNAYSGLFR; this is translated from the coding sequence ATGGCCCTCTCAGATTTTGAACGTTACCCGCTGACCTTTGGGCCCAGTCCCATCCATGATCTGCCCCGGCTCAGCGCACACTTGGGCGGTGCAAAGATCTGGGCCAAGCGGGAAGACGTCAACAGTGGCCTGGCCTTCGGCGGCAACAAGACCCGCAAGCTTGAATACATTGTCCCGGACGCCATCGCCCAAGGTGCCGACACTTTGGTTTCCATTGGCGGATATCAGTCCAACCACACCCGCCAGGTTGCCGCCGTAGCCGCGAAGCTGGGCATGAAGGCCCGTCTGGTGCAAGAAAACTGGGTCGACTGGCCGGACCCGCTGAGCGACCGCGTGGGCAATATTCAGCTCTCCCGCATTATGGGTGCCGACGTCCGGCTCGACTCAGCTGGCTTCGACATCGGCATCCGCAGCAGCTGGGAACAAGCCATTAAGGAGGTTGAGGACGCCGGAGGCAAACCGTACCCCATCCCGGCAGGAGCCTCCGAGCACCATCTCGGCGGACTTGGCTTCGCCAACTGGGCCTATGAAGTTGAAAAGCAGGAGGAGGAAATGGGCGTCTTCTTCGACACGATCATTGTCTGCACGGTCACCGGCTCAACCCACGCCGGCATGATCGCTGGATTCGCCGGCCAGGACCGCGCCCGCCGCGTGATCGGCATCGACGCCTCCGCAACGATCGAGAAGACCCGCGCACAGGTGGCCCGCATCGCCCGCCACACCGCGGAGCTCATCGGGCTGGGCCGCGAGCTCCGCGACGAGGAAATCGACGTCAGGGAAGGCTGGGCCGGCGACCTCTACGGCATCCCCGTGGAGTCCACGATGGAGGCCATCCGCTTGTCCGGCTCGCTCGAAGGCATGATCATCGACCCCGTCTACGAGGGCAAATCCATGGCCGGCCTCATCGACCTGGTCCGCACCAAAGACATTCCCGCCACGAGCAACGTTCTTTATGCACACCTCGGCGGCCAGCTGGCGCTCAACGCTTACAGCGGTCTGTTCCGCTAA
- a CDS encoding GntR family transcriptional regulator, translating to MPTPLPHGIHKRSLLRNDVYQSIRDAIIDGTFAPGERLRDPELEAWLGVSRTPIREALLRLERAGLIVSQPGRATIVAPEDPAATSNARQVVAAMHELAARLAVPLLVPDQLSAMVVANADFSAALEADDVDAALAADDQFHAVVVDASGNAMIPVVLEQAMPVLRRSEFQHFSTDAARHSVTVHAQIIKLASIGDADGAALATRDNWLSLGAEPSI from the coding sequence ATGCCCACTCCCCTGCCCCATGGAATCCACAAACGCTCCCTGCTGCGCAATGACGTCTACCAATCCATAAGGGATGCGATCATTGATGGCACTTTTGCGCCTGGTGAACGGCTGCGCGATCCCGAACTGGAAGCTTGGTTAGGCGTCAGCAGAACCCCCATTCGTGAGGCGCTCCTGCGGCTGGAGCGGGCCGGACTCATTGTGTCCCAACCTGGCCGGGCAACGATCGTGGCCCCCGAGGACCCCGCCGCAACGTCCAACGCGAGGCAGGTGGTGGCCGCAATGCACGAGCTGGCCGCCCGCCTGGCCGTACCGCTGCTGGTCCCGGATCAGCTCTCCGCCATGGTTGTTGCGAACGCGGACTTCTCCGCTGCTCTGGAGGCGGACGACGTCGATGCAGCCTTAGCTGCTGACGACCAGTTTCACGCCGTGGTCGTTGACGCATCGGGAAACGCCATGATTCCAGTGGTGTTGGAACAGGCCATGCCGGTGTTGCGGCGCAGCGAGTTCCAACACTTCAGCACCGATGCCGCTAGGCACTCAGTCACGGTGCACGCACAGATCATCAAGCTCGCCAGTATTGGGGATGCCGATGGAGCCGCGCTAGCAACTCGAGACAACTGGCTTTCATTGGGCGCAGAACCAAGTATTTGA
- a CDS encoding alpha/beta hydrolase: MRRSPAIHYPIPVNEVVAVVQEVQREAQNGVILGGASAGACLSAAAVLRLAGDGTDALAGAFFAYGLFHARLPIRSRELRRRLRGLRRFFHTPTALNLMNLHYAGKRSALYESDAFPGGHPLHGFPQTLMIDADHDSMRASGSQFAQELSAAGIAVDRQVLPGAFHAFLNRPEDPSFVTGLDLIIEWARGV; the protein is encoded by the coding sequence TTGCGGCGGTCCCCGGCCATTCACTACCCGATACCAGTCAACGAGGTCGTTGCTGTAGTTCAGGAAGTGCAACGCGAAGCTCAAAACGGGGTGATTCTGGGCGGCGCAAGCGCCGGTGCGTGTTTGTCGGCCGCTGCAGTACTTCGCCTGGCAGGCGATGGGACTGATGCTCTTGCGGGCGCCTTTTTTGCTTACGGACTTTTTCATGCCCGGCTTCCGATCCGGTCGCGCGAATTGCGCCGCCGGCTCCGTGGCTTGCGTCGTTTCTTTCACACGCCGACGGCTCTCAACTTGATGAATCTTCACTACGCAGGCAAGCGATCGGCCCTATACGAATCCGATGCTTTTCCTGGTGGACACCCTTTGCATGGGTTCCCGCAGACACTCATGATTGATGCCGATCATGACTCAATGCGCGCATCTGGCAGTCAATTCGCCCAGGAACTTTCTGCGGCCGGGATCGCAGTAGACCGCCAAGTGCTGCCCGGAGCTTTCCACGCCTTCCTCAACCGTCCGGAAGACCCGAGCTTTGTCACGGGCCTAGACCTTATTATCGAATGGGCCCGCGGGGTATGA
- a CDS encoding aminoglycoside phosphotransferase family protein has protein sequence MDWVAGTVPAYMDRWAIGQRGDMVITPSSWLVPGRWHDRNVMLKVARVAEEARGGRVLAWWAGCAAVDVHEVTDQAVLMDLASGRRTLTAMCQAGRDDETTSILCETITSLHGVPDKSSAPSDLVPLALWFQDLIEPHAAKPHAGNLERAATIAQGLLEASAAEAHVVLHGDVHHGNVLDFNGRWRAIDPKGLFGHRAFDYANIFCNPSTDVALSNFHRRLAIVSEHSGLDVDTVRSWVIAWCALSVVWSDKSGGQPWTAHAILSTFG, from the coding sequence ATGGATTGGGTTGCGGGAACAGTGCCGGCGTACATGGATCGGTGGGCCATAGGGCAACGCGGGGACATGGTCATCACTCCCTCCAGCTGGCTAGTTCCAGGTCGCTGGCATGATCGAAACGTCATGCTCAAGGTCGCCCGCGTTGCCGAAGAGGCCCGCGGTGGCCGCGTCCTAGCTTGGTGGGCCGGTTGTGCCGCAGTGGACGTGCATGAAGTCACCGACCAGGCCGTCCTGATGGACCTGGCCTCCGGCCGACGGACCTTGACAGCGATGTGCCAGGCAGGCCGCGATGATGAGACTACTAGTATCCTCTGCGAGACCATCACCTCCCTGCACGGCGTCCCTGACAAATCGTCTGCTCCCAGTGATCTCGTGCCCTTGGCGCTTTGGTTTCAAGACCTGATCGAGCCACATGCTGCAAAGCCTCATGCAGGCAACCTTGAGCGAGCCGCAACCATCGCGCAGGGGCTGCTGGAGGCTTCGGCCGCAGAAGCCCATGTGGTTCTCCACGGGGACGTCCATCACGGCAATGTTCTCGACTTCAACGGGCGTTGGCGTGCGATTGACCCCAAAGGATTGTTTGGCCATCGGGCGTTCGACTACGCCAATATTTTCTGCAATCCGTCCACGGACGTGGCGTTGTCAAATTTCCACAGACGACTTGCGATCGTCAGCGAGCACTCAGGGCTCGACGTCGATACGGTGAGATCATGGGTCATCGCTTGGTGCGCCCTTTCGGTCGTGTGGAGCGACAAGAGCGGCGGCCAACCATGGACGGCCCACGCCATCTTGAGCACGTTCGGCTAG
- a CDS encoding CatB-related O-acetyltransferase, producing the protein MSSVDAPDPMQIHPIAGQDRVVFLKPLIQSPLIEVGEYSYYDDPRHATEFETRNVTHHYGPDKLIIGRFCAIASGVTFIMNGANHRMNGVSTYPFPIMGGAWGEHRDLVTDLPSRGDTIVGNDVWIGGNATIMPGVRIGHGAVISTEAVVAKDVPDYGIVGGNPATLIRHRYSEQDIRTLIELAWWNWPVPIITKNVRAISDGSVSALSTIASSLDR; encoded by the coding sequence ATGTCTTCCGTTGACGCTCCTGACCCCATGCAAATCCATCCGATCGCAGGACAGGACCGCGTGGTTTTTCTCAAACCTCTTATTCAGAGCCCCTTGATTGAAGTTGGCGAGTACAGCTACTACGACGATCCTCGGCATGCCACTGAATTTGAAACCAGAAACGTCACCCATCACTACGGGCCAGACAAACTGATAATCGGTAGATTCTGCGCCATCGCCTCCGGAGTAACGTTCATTATGAACGGTGCCAACCACCGAATGAACGGAGTCTCCACCTACCCGTTTCCCATCATGGGAGGCGCCTGGGGCGAACACCGTGATCTCGTGACTGACCTACCCTCTCGCGGGGACACGATAGTCGGCAACGATGTCTGGATCGGCGGAAATGCGACGATCATGCCAGGTGTACGCATCGGCCATGGGGCGGTAATCTCCACAGAAGCCGTCGTTGCCAAGGACGTGCCAGACTACGGGATAGTTGGAGGAAACCCGGCCACGCTCATAAGGCACAGGTACTCAGAGCAGGACATCCGAACGCTCATCGAGCTTGCCTGGTGGAACTGGCCTGTACCGATAATTACCAAAAATGTTCGTGCCATTTCGGACGGATCTGTCTCCGCACTAAGCACGATAGCTTCATCGCTCGACCGCTGA